The stretch of DNA GAGTCCCCGGTGCTGATggacgcccacgccgaggCTGGCTTTCAGGTGGGCaggccgttcgccgcggagggcgcgtaCGACTTTGGCGCCGAGCGGGACATGACGCGGCGCGTGGCGGGACTCGGGAAGGTGATGCTGAAGCACCgactgacgccgccgccgagggaggcgTACTCGTTGCACCGAAAGTTATCGGGCGCGTTTCTGGCGTGCATGAGgatcggcgcgagggtgcccGCGAGGACGATGCTGCGGGAGATGTACGAGAAGTACGAGttcggggaggaggaggatgtggagtcggacgaggaggaggaggcggcggcggcgaacgcggcgtagTGATTGGTTTGTGAATGCGTCGCACACAATCGTCGTTTGTTTTCGTTTCGTATTCGCATCCGTCACGCGGCGCAGACGAAGCCATCCACCAGTTCGAGATGTACCGAGTACCGAAACGTACAGATGATCCACCGAGATGTCTGTGTTCGTCTCGCACGCAAGGGAATCATCTGGGTCTGTAACATCTCGAACTGGTGGATGCGCCAGTCTGCGActcaaggaggcggcgccgtccccgagTTTGAGTGAGTCCAGAGAGTTGGAGGTTCCAGATGACGCGTGATCCACTCCGCGGTGGAAGAATCGCGGATGATGCACTCACGTAATCTGGACCTCGTGCTCAATCAAactcgtggacgacgaccgtaGACCTGCGCTCCACGAAGCGGTTTCAATCCTGCGTATCGTTTGTATCGCGGCGATCACTtgtcgccgccccggcggccaccgccgcgcctgccgccacctcctcctcctcggccaccgccgccgccaccgccaccgctgcggtcgcctcctccgaggctgaggccgccgccgccgctgtcaccgccgccgacgggaaAGACCTCAGCGTCACCGCcaaaaccgccgccgccgccgccgccgccggagccgccggaAAAGTCAAAGTCACGGTTTtccttcccgccgccgtcggcgccggtggaagcctcgccgcggttgtcaaagccgccgccgccgcggtcggaaAAGTCGAAaccttcgccgacgtcgtcgaatgTCCCGGGTCCTTCCTCCGAGGGATTCGACTCGCGAGTCTCGCGTTCGTTCGCAAAGTCAAACCCGTCGGCCGAATCCTCCTTTCCCGTTTGGCCCGGGTCTGGGCTGGTCGGCTCTACGCCGGTatcggccgcgtcgcgttcgccggcgcggtcctcgcgggtTTGggactcgtccaccgcggtctcGTCATCGGGGGTATCGCGCTCGGGCGGGCTGCCCTCGGACTCGGTCTCGGGCGGTGTCTCAAGATCGGTCTCAAGATCGGTCTCAAGATCGGTCTCAAGATCGGTCTCAAGATCGGTCTCAAGATCTGTCCCTTCATCAGTCGCGGGAGCGCCTCGGTCTTCGCCGGCTTCGTCAGTCGGCGAGACGATTGGCTCGCCCTCGGGCGGGGAATCCtccacgggcgcgacgacgcgcgacgcgtcgtccaccgcgggcggctcgtcgATGTCCTTCTCGCTGTTTTTCCACgagtccacgtcgccgccgacgttgACGTTGACGTCcaccttggcgacgacgttgaAGATCGGGTTGTATCGGATCAGCGTGTTCCGAACGTCGTAccgcacgacgacgatcaGGCGGTCGTACGCGTACCACCACCCGCCGGGGATCCACTCGGGGATGTACACGACGAAtcgaacggcgacgccggagcaGGACGCGCACGGTCGGTACGCAGATAGAATCTCGCAGTACTGAAAAAGTTTTTGTTTTTGGGAAAAAGTGTTTTTGACGTCAGCGGCGTTGGACGTTCGAGAGTGTGTGACGCTCCGGAACCGCGCGGACCGTCCGAgaaacgcgccgccgctcgaggagcgccgcgtgtCGTCGTATCGGGTCAGGGTGGGTGGGTTTCGCGGTGTTTCGCGAAGTGTGCGAAGGGTCGggaagcgacgcggcgagggcgcggggtcgagTGCACCTACCctctcgtcgaggtcgatggacgcggtgaacgcggcgcaGAAGTCGCGCTGCACGGCCGGATCCGCGAAGTCGGAGGGTCGAAACCCGTCCAACACCACGGTGCTCTCCACGGGACGAACCTGGaccctcgcctcggcgacggtcgcgaaggtggccgcgaggaggagggcgacggcggcgagcgcgggggaggggcgcgggagacgagcggaggagggcgacatCGCGCCGCTTCTGCGACTGGcgggggcgatcgcggcgggggggtaggtgcggcggcgagtgggtCCCGGACAGGCGAGAAGAAACTCCTTCTGCTGGGCACGGTGCCGCCGTAACCTTGGACAGACCGAGCTCAAAAACGAAAAAGTTCGCTCTGTTCCAGCCAGCAGATGCTGACTGGACAAGGACCACGCGGATAACCCTATCGCGCGCGCACAACACcgacgcgcccatcgccgacgccccgtTCGACACACGCGAGGATGCAGGTCACCGCTTCCGCGTCCCGTACCACGATCGTTCCCGCGAaggtcgcccgcgcgacccgccgcgcgtcgcgcgtccccgtcgcatGCCGCGCGTCATCCACGAACGATCGTGACGTCGGCACTTCAACCTTGGCGGATCGatgcgcgcgtctcgcgacgtccaccctcaccgccgcggctcttcTCGCCGCCCCGATCGGACCCGCGCACGCCAGGCTCGAGGGCGTCAACAACCCCCAGATGCTCCCCCCCGGCCCGCCCCAGgaggtcctcgacgtcgcgggctACCTCACGAAAGGCGAGATCGCGCGGCTCACCACCGAGGTGCGCAACCTGGAGAAGGACACCGGATACAAGCTGCGGGTCCTGGCGCAGGCCTATCCCAAGACCCCGGGGCTCGCGGTGAAGGACTACTggaacgtcgacgacgatacCGTCGTGTTCGTCGCGGACCCCGGCTTGGGGAACATCCTCAACTTCTCCGTCGGTCACAACGTGGATCTCGACGTGCCGCCCTCGTTTTGGACCAGGCTGAGCGGCAAGTACGGCACGAAATTTTACTGGCAGGAGAATGGCGAGGAGGCGTCAATCTCCaacgcggtgagcgcgatcGACACCTGCTTCCGCGAGGAGCCCGGCAAGTTGAAGTGCTCGAAGGTGcagggcgagctcggggagGAGCCCAGCAGCGGGAAGTTCGGGAAGGCGTGGTTCGGATCGTGAATCCGTTTTTGTTCGTCTCCAATTTACCTTTCAACTACTCTTACGCCACTAACTTAAAAACTACCGCACTCGCGTCCTGACCGCCTGGTGCTAGAGCGAGACGGACGTGGCggtccacccgcgcggaacgtcggcgccgccctgtACCCTCcgcagcgtcgcggcgcccgtgacgcgcgccttcccgcgacgacccgccgccgccgtttgTTCGAATCGCTCTCGAAACGCCgccacagctgtgcgcgcgtcctccgcggtggccgcgtcgtcgacccgcgcgaggagcgccgcgaacgcgtcgtccctcccgtcctccgcgcgcgccgccgcggggcgcgtgtctccggccgtcgccgccgctaaCGCCGCCCTCAGTCGTTCCTCGCGCGagttctcctcctcgccggcggatgTCGATTTTGATTCCGACGCACCCTCCGCCGACATCACCTCCGccatgagcgccgcgttgcgtcgcagccgtcgctccgcctcgtcctccgccgcctcgcgtgCGGCGTCCACGGCTCGCGCGGCCCTGTACCTccactcgtccaccgccgcgctctcctcccgcgcgcgcctcacgacgtcgcggaggtcgACGAAGCCGTGCGACACCTGGCGcagcgcggtcgccgcctcgcggtCGTGCATCATCTGCGGGCCCCGGCGGTGGTGGTTCGGGGCGAGATCGGCCGGCcgggcggagacgcgcgcgggcttcgggtcggtcgcgcgcggaggcggcgcggccgcggccgagaccatcggcggcgtcgcctcgaggCTGTCCcacgagggcgcgggcaacggcgcggagagcggcgtcgagagcgtcgccggcggtcgATTCGTCTGGGGCGTCCCTTCGAGCCAACCCTTGCGCAGACCGAGCGCCTCCAAGAGCAGCGTCTTCTTGTTCTTGGCGCCGGGAGGGCGGCCCCTCTTGCGCTTCACGGGGGCCGCATCGCCCGGAGCAGGGCCGAGATGCGCGGGTCGCAGGCTGGACGCGCCGTGCGGCTGCGCCGGAGCCAGCTTCCCCAGCGGCTGCTGCTCCATCCCGATCTGGCTGAGGGGCGGGAAAGCGTTCGACCTGAGGGTGTTTTTTACGAGCGTGTCGATGAAAATGCAAAATCTACGGATGCCGCCGCTCTCCTCTCACGGCATCTCTATCCACTTGAGCGATCCCGCGAGCAGGTTCCTCGACGGCAGctcccccgcgctcggcgacacGAACGTGAACCGCCCGTTCCGCATGTCAACCTCCGTGACGAAGATGAAACCCGCGACGTTGGAAGACAGCAAGTCGGCGTTGCTCCTGCCGTGCGAAACCGCGAGCACCGAGTTGAGAAGCGACATGGACGGCGCCACGGTGGTGACCCTCAGCGGGTCGCTGCTGCTCTGCTGGCCGATGGgaagcgccgtcgcgggggctCTCGGTCCTCCGCCGACTTTGAAGATGGACACCTGGCCGAAGGGCAGCGTCTGCGAGTGCGGCTGCAGCTCGGCGCCCGGGGCTCCGTAGAAGTACTCGCGAATCTTCTGGTCCCTGCACCTCCGGCGAAACTCCGGAGACCTCTCCACCACGCCGCCGGACTTGTTGAGCTTCCAGACCCTCACGGGCGTTCCCTCGCCCGGCACGTCCCCTCCGACCCTTTTGCCCCGGAAATCCCGCGTCAGCTCCGAGTGCAGACGCTCctggccgacgacgacgacgttgtcCACCTTCAGCGCGTCGAGAGCGTGCAGCAGCAGCTTGTACCCTTGCCCCTCGACCCACCCCATGGTGTTGATCACCAcgcccgcggctctcgcggcggggttggACGCGTGCCGAGCGTCcagcatcgccgccatcctctcCACCAGGTACCTGTACAGGTCCGGATTGTTCCCCGGGCTCGTGTCACCGGCGAAATACACCAGCGGCATCTCGAGCGGCAccccctcctcggcgtctaTCGGCCTGTCCacgggcacggcgccgaTCGTGGCGGGGCACGTGATCCCGCCCTGGCCGAGGTCCAGGTCCACGAACAGCGGCGCCCACTGCTTGCGAACGGCGTAGTTGGTCAAGATCTTCGCGATGGAGGATTTTCCCACGTCGGTTGgtccgacgagcgcgactcGCGGGCCGTCAGAGgcgaagccgtcgtcgcccgcggcgcccgcggcggcggccgccttgcgcctctcctcgaggacgccgtcgaggttgaGGTACTGCGTCATCGGCGTGTCCCTCGCGACGTACTCGAGCTCGGTGGCGCCGAGCACGTCGATCGTGGCGCCGTGCCACGAGAAGACGGCGTGTTTGCCGCCCGGCAGCGTCACGGGGGTGCCCTTCgggagctccgcgccgaAGATCtcggcggtgccgtcggtGAGGGTGACCTTGACGCTGGTGCCGATCTTGACCTCGACCCtgaactcctcctccttgttCAGGTAGTGCGTCTGGGTGCCGGCGttgggcgcgtcgtcgcccatgTTCCGCggctcaccgcgcgcgatcggtgtcgatcgacgacgacgacgacgacgaagattcgcgcgcgtcgcgcgacccGAGTCGGGAGGAACGCGTGGCGGGACGAGACgatgcgcgtcgcctcggcggccgggttcgtgcgccggcgaccggaaacgcggtggacgcggcgcgggtgcgaggAGCGCTCGAATGCGAGGCGTGTCGGGAGGTGGAAGTGCGGGGGCGACTCGCGCCTCGGCAACCCTAAAAAGCAACAGTCGTGGGACATGCAGCGCCCCTGCTCCCACCTTCGTAGTCTACCTACCTTCGGTACCAAGCACGACACGTGATTTATCGCGTTATAAAAGACCCGTAGACACGCGTTATTAAAGTGTCAGACGACCGACACGCGCAAGACCACtcgggagacgcggcggtcgacgcggaaGGCGCGCACGACGTGGTCATCCAGTAACTCGGTGCACCCGCGAgagggcgcgatgacgcgcggcgaggaggcgcgcggaccCTCGCGGTGCGTCCCCACCGCAACCTCAAAACCTCGCGCGACGCTTCTCACCACGTGGCCCTTTTCCCGTCCACGAGATATTCCTTTTCCAGCGCAGACATCCGGGTCGAATGCTCGgacggcgatgcccgcgctGACCTCCAATCGTCCCTTCTTCGCGCACAGGTCCACCGCGCAGTTCTTCGCGCTGGTGCGCAAGAACTTCACGCTCAAGACCCGCGGCATCCTCTGCTGCTGCACCGGCGTCGAGATCATCCTCCCGGTTTTCTTCCTCGCCGTGCTCTGCCTGCCCAAGGCGCTCGTCAAGGACAGCGTCAACAACGATGTGGTCACCAAGCCCTACCAGATCGCCACTCCTTGGGGCTCCACGGAGTAcagcggcgggcggggggccTACTGCGTCGACGGGTAcaagctcctcgtcgcgcccgccaccccggaggcgacgcgcatcGCGAACAAGGCTGCGATGAACTTGATCTGCAGCGGCCCGCGGAGTTCGTACGTGGACAGCTGGGCGGGCAACTTTTTGAAGGCGATCGGGTGCGAGACGTGGGGGGGGATGGACACGCCGTCCGAACCGATGGTGCACCacgaccccgcgctcgcggcgctcatctgGAACGGCACCGGATCGTCcaggctcgccgacgtcaacgACCAGGAGTACCAAATCTACCACGGCAGGGCGAACAACTCCACGACGACCATGCGAGAGCTGTGCCGCGACTCGTGCCTGAGGGACACGAACGGCTGCTACAAGGACACGTGGGGCGATCACGTCCTGCCCCATCTCGTCAAGACCTTCGCCACCAAGGCTGACGGCTTGGCGTGGATCGAAGCTAACCCGGGCCCGACGCTCGCCTTCGTCGcattcgccgcgggggtggagggAAGCGAAGACGCCTCCGCGAAAAAAGTGAGGTACAGCCTCCACACGAACACCACCGcgtacgacggcggcgagtgccAAAACAGCGACAGCGGCAACTGCGCGTATCGCACCCGCGAGTACACGGTGAACGAGTGGGAGGCGGAGAGCGATAACCCCTCGTGGAGGGGTTACGGGGTCTTCTCGAGGGTGCAgaacgcgatcgacgcggcgttgatcgacgagaaggacggcgacggcgtcgactaCGGCGTcacgctcgacgcgtccgtcagGCCCTTCCCCTGGCTCGGTTACGACTACAACATCGGCggcatcatcgccgccggcgtcttttccatcctcggcgccctcgcgtttATGTCAAACGTGGTGATCATCATGAagtccgtcgtcgtggagAAGGAGCTGCGCCTGAGGGAAGGGATGCAGATGATGGGGATGTCTTCTAACATGTACTGGCTGTCGTGGTTCTACACCCACTTCCTCACGGCGATGTGCACCGTGGTTCTCATCGTGATTATCGGCATGTACCCGTTTGAGTACACGAATCCTTTCCTGCAGCTGGTGTTCTACACGCTCTGGATCACGAGCTGCATCCTGTGGAACTACATGATATCCACGGTGTTCAGCCGAAGCatcaccgcgagcgtcgtggGATGCTTCGTGTACGTCatgtccatcgcgccggcgatcgcggtgCGCATCGTGTCCCCTCAGGGCAGCGCGGGCTGGCTCGCCACTTGTCTGCTGCCGGGCTCCTCCATCAACATGTGGGGGCACATactcgcgaggctcgagctcgcgaaggaaGGGATCACGTTCGAAACCGCGGACAAGCACATGAACAAGTACGGCgacttctccgcggcgtccgtcatCGGCATGGTGTTCCTGGACTGCGTGTTGTACGCGCTGATGACGTGGTACCTCGACAAAGTTTGGCCCACAGAGTTTGGCCAGAAGCTCAGCCCGCTTTTCCCGTTTACCAAGGAGTACTGGCTCGGCGAGTCGCacaacgtcgacgacgacagcgcgACGGGCAAGGAGACGACCGAATTCGGCGAGAACTTCGAGCCCCTCACCGACGACCAGCTGCGTAAGGCGTCGGTCAAGATTCGAGGCTTGAAGAAGCAGTTTAGCAacggggtcgtcgccgtagaCGACCTCACCGTGACCTTCGTCCCCGGCCAGGTCTCCGCGCTTCTCGGACAcaacggcgcggggaagaCCACGACGATCAGCATGCTCACCGGCACCCTCaacgccaccggcggcgacgccgtgatCAACGGCAAATCCATCCGCACCGAGATGGGACGCATTCGCGAGTCGTTGGGCATCTGCCCCCAGTTTGACGTCCTCTGGCCCACGCTGACGGTGCGCGAGCACTTACGACTCTACGCCGCGTTCGGGGGAATGGACAAAGGCGCGATCCCGGCCGAGATTGtctccgcggtgaacgaggTGGCGTTGTCCGAAAAGTTGCACTACAAGACGGGGCAGCTGTCCGGCGGGCAGAAGCGAAAGCTGTCGCTCGCCATCTCCTTCATCGGAAAACCCAGCGTGGTTTTCCTGGACGAGCCCACGAGCGGCATGGACCCTTACTCGCGCCGATTCACCTGGGAGGTGATCCGCAagcgagcggcgacgtcgtccatcaTGCTGACCACGCATTtcctcgacgaggctgaCCTCCTGTGCGATCGCATCGCCATCATGAGCGCCGGCAAGCTGGCGTGCGTCGGGTCGCCGGTGTTTTTGAAGAATCGATACGGCGCCGGTTACCACCTGACGCTGGCGCGTaagtcggcgagcgcctcccaGGGGAAGATATCGGCCGGTAACGCCGACGGGGTACTCGCGCTGGTGCGCAAGTACGTCGGGGAcaacgcgacgctcgcgtccgacgtGGGCGCCGAGCTCTCCTTTACCCTGCCGTTTGAGTCCACCGCCAAATTTCCCGACCTGTTCAAGGATCTGGACGGCAAGCTGGACTCGCTCGGGTTCCAGAGTTACGGCATCTCGTGCACCACCCTGGAGGAAGTGTTCCTTtccatcgcgcggggcggcgtcggtggcaACTCGGAGGCGACCAGAAAGTctctggacgcggcgagaccCGCTACCGACGTCAACGGTAACGAATCCAAGCTGCTGAtggacgacccggacgacgaggacctcgacgaggcgggccATCAGATTCGCGCGGGTTACGTCACCGGCTggccgctcgtcgcgcgccagtGCAAGGGACTGCTGTGGAAACGCCGGCTCAACTGGCAGCGCGACTGGAAGAGCATACTGGTGCAGCTCGCGTTCCCGGTGCTGTTCTTCGTGCTCGCCCTCGTGCTCGCGGGCTTGGAGTACGAGGACTCCAAGGATTTTCAAAACATGGAGGTGACCCGCCGCATGCTCGGAAACCGACCCACGATCGCCAGCGTCAaggcgaccgacgcggaggccgccgcggttttCGCGCAGTGGCCCGAAGGGACCGCCGTGACCCGCGCGTATCAGCCCATGATGGACTGCGCGTGCAACTGCCCGGCGAAGGGCCAAAACGCCGTTTTCGATACGGCGGCTTGTTGCATGCAAaacctcaccgccgccatcgcgggcgccgccgcggcggggctctccgcggacgcgacccTGGGGTACTGCGCGCAGGCGTCCCTGAGCGGCTTCGGCTCGGCGCAGGGTTCGTGCGGCCTCAcgtcgggcggcgtcggcgcggcgggcggcatGGACGTGAGCCCCCAGTGCGCTTCGGGTGGCGGCGACACCTTTGACGCGTACCTGTGGAGCGTCACCGAGGAGAGGGTGACGTGCGACAGGCAGGATACGATCGGGTGCGACGCCCTCCACGTCGAGGGgtacgacgcggcgacggggcggtaCCAGCACACGGTGTACGCGCATCAGAGCGCGTATCACAGCGTCCCGGCTACCGTCAACGAGGCCAACTCGGCGATTTTGAGGAAGAGGACCGGCGGCGCCTACGTGGGCATATCGGTGTCAAACGAGTGGCTCCCCGAGGTGAAGCGGttcgtggacggcgacgtggtggACAGCAGCAACGACACCACGTTCATCACGTCCCTGTTCATCGTGATGGGCGCGTCGATCCtcaccgcgtccgtcgtcgtcttccccGTGTACGAGCGTCGCAACAACAGCAAGCACCTGCAGATGGTGAGCGGCATCAACAAGGTGGCGTACTGGTGTTGCCACTGGCTCGCGGATGCGGCGCAGATGATTGtcccgatcgcggcgatcatGATCATCTTCGCGGCTTTCAACATCGAGCAGTACCGCGGgcagctcgacgccatctTCGTCCTGACCCTCTGCTTCGTCTTGTGCTCCATCACCTACACGCACCTCGTGGGCTTCTACTTCAAGAACGAGTTCTACGCCTTCGTCGGCCTCACCGGCGCCAAGCTGTTCCTGTCCGTCATCTGCACCGCCACCGGCATGGTGTTGGAGCTCCTGAAGGACGTCAACGACGACACCAAGAAGGCTtacgcggcgctctccgtgATCCTCCCCATTATCATCCCCCACTACTCCTACGGCAAAGGACTGTACGACATCGGCCAGAACAAGCTGAACGAGAACCGCCAGCGGTTCAACGCGCAGACCATGAGTCTCACCCCCATGGGCAGCAAGGACTGGTGGGCCGAGGACGTCATCGGAGACGACATCGCGTggctcgtcggcctcgccgtgGGGTTCGGCGTCCTCATCATACTCGTCGAGCTCTCCGAGGGGAGCATcgccacgctcgcgtccaagGGGCTGGAGTTTTTGAGGATCAGGTCCAGGAACACCTCCGCGGACAACTcgtcgctcgacgaggctgacgacgaggacgtcgcggaggagcgccgccgcgtgaacgacgcggcggccgccggcTTTAGCGCCGATCGAAGGGGAGAAAACTCCGCCgacacccgcgacggcgtgatcCTCCACGGAATCACCAAGACGTTCGGGTTCGGGTccggcgcgaagaaggcggtgCGCAACCTATCCGTCGGCATGCCCCGCGGGCAGTGcttcggcctcctcggcatcAACGGCGCGGGTAAGACGTCGACGTTTAAGATGATCACCGGGGAATTCGCGCCCACCAGGGGCGATACCCGAgtgctcgtcaccggcggcggcaagcgCGAGTACCTCAGCGTGCACGAGGACCtgtcccgcgcgcgaaccgtcATGGGATACTGCCCGCAGTTCGACGGCCTTCAACCCAACCTGACCGGCCGGGAGCACCTGCAGTTTTACGCGCAGGTGAGGGGCGTCCCGGACGAGTTGATCGAGCACACCGTCAACGCGTTGCTCGAGAAGATGTCGCTGACCAAGTACTCGGAGCGACAGGCGGGGACCTACTCTGGAGGAAACAAGCGCAAGCTCTCGGTGGCcatcgcgctcatcggcgaGCCCGCGGTGGTGCTCCTGGACGAGCCCTCGACCGGTATGGACCCCGAGGCGCGTCGTTTCATGTGGGACGTCATCTCCGCGAGCACGAGGGGGCGCACCATCGTGCTGACGTCTCACAGCATGGAGGAGTGCGAGGCGCTGTGCAACCGGATCGGCATCATGGTCGGCGGCCAGTTCAAGTGCCTCGGCTCGCTGCAGCACCTCAAGAACCGGTTCTCCGAGGGGTACACGGTGGACGTGCGGTTTCAGTCGGGCCTCGCGCGGATCGTctacgacgccgtcgtcgccaagggtATCCACGCGCAGGTCATGGAGAGCCACGACACGGAGCTCAAGCTCAGGGTGGACGACACCGGCAACACGAAGCTTTGGCAGatcttcgccgcgatcgaggaCATCCGCGCGATGAAAAAGCCGGAGCGACACGTCGTGCAGGTGGACGGCGAAGATCCCATCCCGGTaggggcggacgacgccggcggcttgATCGACGATTACTCCGTGTCGCAGACTACGCTGGAGCAGGTCTTTGTGcggttcgcgtcgacgcagaGCGAGGAGACGCAGCACGCGCCGGGAATGACGCCCGGGATTGACGGGTTGGGGCAGCCGCCGTTAGGATCGTCCCTCGCCGttcagccgccgcctccgcagGGCGAGTTTCACCAATTCGCCCCGGCggatgccgacgacgaacgcgccccgccgccggacatGGTCCCGCCGGGATACGTCCAGCGACCGTGACGCGACGACTGGGTACTACCGtgtcgacgcgacgattGATTAGCGCCCGCGCACAATATATAAATGCGGTATTGTTTTACATAAACGTCACGAGTAAACCTTCAACTCATGCTCACCATACTCACCTATTGAACCCCCCTATTGTATCTCCACTCGTCGAACTTTTCAAACGGGTTCCGAGCTTTCCCGTCGATGAGGGACCCGACCCCGTCCGCGCTCAACTCCGGCTTGTCCCCCTCCCCGCCGTGCCACCGCATGTACCGTCGCATTATGTCGTTCACCGTCTTAGGCGACTCGTGCGCGGGGCAGTGCCCCGTGCCGCCCAGTTCGTAGTAatccgcgtcgcgcacggcTCTTTTCAATCGCTGCCCCCACAGCGGCACCACCCACGGATCGTCCCGGCCGTACagcatcgcgacgcgcatcCGCCCACGTTTCGTCTCTTCGTTCACCGCGACAAGCATGTCGTCGAACCCGAGGGCCGATTTCGGGGACCAGACGACGGAGCagaacgcgtcgagcgcgtgcggGTTCTCGGTCGGCGCCACGATGTTTGCCACCAATTCATCGTCCAACCTCTCCcgtccacccgcgccgtACACCAGCCCCAGCAACCCGCGGACGTTCTCTACCGACCGGAACGAGTCCCAGTACGTTCTGAGTGGGGCGCGGAtccaacgcggcgtcgggagcgccccgcgccacGGCGCTAACTTACCCAGCGCAGAcccgtcgtccgggtcgctCGGGTTGAAGCCCCAAAACGGCGTTGCGTTGAGCAGGAAGAGACCGGCGACGAGATCGGGcctggtcgccgcgaggtagACCGCCAGGTAGCCGCCCAAGCTGTTGCCCGCGACGTACAGGTGTTCCGGGGCGCCCACGATCGTCTCGACGAAGTGCTCGATCTGATCCCTCCACGTGTCGGCGCCGTATTGGAacccggcgatggcgtcgtcgtctgggGAGCTCGCGGTTGGCCAGGACGATCCTTGGCCGCAGTAGTCGAGCGCCCAGACGCacgtgtcgtcgtcggcgaggtcgcggaGCTGCGCGTCGTAGTGGAACGTTCCGACGCCGAAACCGTGCAGCAGCAGCAC from Micromonas commoda chromosome 3, complete sequence encodes:
- a CDS encoding hydrolase-like protein (This model contains a Abhydrolase_1 domain indicative of a alpha/beta hydrolase fold. This catalytic domain is found in a very wide range of enzymes.), which translates into the protein MAGGARMLTCAWQSAQLVENCPATRPIYLNAGAKGHRLGNSEGSVLIPWYIFNAWSQTRCKQSEAGSIPTCRASRELLVDSAPRQPYPRAASAEPMASTARSIARPRAAPTRCHGRTRGTRPVASPRASSSASSPPSSAAAVGARVDAYYQWSRFPGRVHYERSGDPATCKRHVLLLHGFGVGTFHYDAQLRDLADDDTCVWALDYCGQGSSWPTASSPDDDAIAGFQYGADTWRDQIEHFVETIVGAPEHLYVAGNSLGGYLAVYLAATRPDLVAGLFLLNATPFWGFNPSDPDDGSALGKLAPWRGALPTPRWIRAPLRTYWDSFRSVENVRGLLGLVYGAGGRERLDDELVANIVAPTENPHALDAFCSVVWSPKSALGFDDMLVAVNEETKRGRMRVAMLYGRDDPWVVPLWGQRLKRAVRDADYYELGGTGHCPAHESPKTVNDIMRRYMRWHGGEGDKPELSADGVGSLIDGKARNPFEKFDEWRYNRGVQ